The window GGCAgcccagacacctgggtccctggACCCCTGGGTGCTatgggggcaggagggagggtggTCCCTGGCCACCAGAGTCCCACGGGGGGAGGTGTGAATGAGGTGGGGTCTCCAGATGCCTGGGTTCCCTGTGGGGAGTGTGGGGCACGGTGTGGGGTCCCAGATACCTGGGTCCACTGTGGGGGGGTCCCCAGACCCCGGGTCCTATTGGGgctgatgggggggggggtgtccccccgGACGCCAGAGTCCCACTGGGGGCATGGAGGGTGGGCGGCAGGGGTGGTCTttagggaggggagggggtccccagcccctgtgtcaccggggggggggggggggcctccGAGGGGGGGCAGAGGTGGTGTCTGTGCTGGGCCTTGGGTGCccttgggggaggggaggggggggacagggctgcCCGGACACCTTGGTCCccctggggggggcgggggttgGTGATAAGGGCTATATTTAGCCCCCCCTTATCAGCTCCGGAGCCGCCGGCCCCATATAGGGGCAGATCTGGGTCGGGGGGGACCGGGTCCCGCCCctccgcacccccccccccaccccgcccccatccctccccccccgtgtccccccccccctcccccggcaccGCTCCTGTCTTCCAGCGCCGGGACCAGCAGCATGGCCGAGGAGTGagtggggggggccgggggggagggggtcggggggggggggtcggggatGCCCGGATGCCTTGTCTGTGGGGaactggggggggtgggggaggggggtggtcCTGTGCTCAGCGGGGTCGGGGGTCTCTgacccctctcccctccccccccagggAGGACGTGCTGGTAGGTCACTCCCCGCCCCCACCCGCGCTGGGGCGCCCTGCcggtgccccctcccccgctGACCCCCCCCACCGATGCAGCGCCccttggaggaggaggaggaggggccggggacccccacgccccccccgcagccgccccccctACGCCGCAAGTCCTCGGCCAACTACCGGGCGTACGCCGTGGAGCCCCACGCCAAGGTGGGGACCTCGGGGGGGGAacacggggtggggggcgcacagagggctggggggggggggggcacccgccCCTCCCCATGACCCTCGCCTCCCCCCGCAGCGGAAACCCAAGATCTCGGCGTCCCGAAAGCTCCAGCTGAAGGTGaagaggggggtgggggggtggctcCCCTGTcttggggggaggaggggggtgtCCCGGTCGCCGGgtccccctgaccccccccccgtgtccccccccagacgctgctgctgcagagggcgaagcgggagctggagcgggaggAGCAGGAGCGGGCGGGGGAGAAGCAGCGGCACCTGGGGGAGCTGTGCCCCCCCCTCGCGCTCGAGGGGCTCGacctcccccagctccaggtggggcggggggggctgccccggctGGGGACACGCACATGGGGGGGGcacacggggcgggggggggtaaccaaggggttggggggggggggggggcgcatGGGGAGCCTGGGgtcacaggggtggggggctcgggggggcagcggggcttTGGGGGGACATTTGGGTCCCGGGGGATGGGGGTGTGTGTCTGGGGAGGGTCCCAGTTGTAGGTGCCCCCCCCAGGAGCTGTGCCGGGAGCTGCACGCCCGCGTGGGGCGCGTGGACGAGGAGCGCTATGACATGGGCACCCGCGTCAGCAAGAACGTGGCCGAGGTGGGGACCCCTCCCCAACGCGCCCctcccccagtgtccccctgTGGTGTCCCCTGTCCAAGGGCGCGTGGCCCTGCGACCCCCCCcgcgtgtgtcccccccatgacccccacGTGcgaccccccccccatgtccccccacgtgtgtccccccccgcgACCCCCGCGTGcgaccccccgtgacccccacGTGCGacccccccgtgtgtccccccatgtccccctgcgTGTGTCCCCCCTCATGACCCCCACGTGTgtcccccccgcgccccctgCGTGCGACCCCCCCGTGATCCCCCCGCGTGCGCGCGCAGGCGGAGGAGCTGCGGCAGCGTGTGGCCCtgcgtgtgtccccccccatgacccccacGTGCgacccccccatgtccccccacgtgtgtcccccccccgtgacccccgcGTGCgacccccccgcgcccccccgcgtgcgaccccccgtgaccccccgcgtgcgaccccccgtgaccccccgcgtgtgtcccccccccgtgaccccccccgcgtgtgtccccccccatgaccccccccGCGTGcgacccccgtgaccccccacGTGCGCGCGCAGGCGGAGGAGCTGCGGCAGCGCGTGGCCCTgcgtccccccccgcccccccccgcgtgtgtcccccccatgacccccccgCGTGcgaccccccgtgaccccccgcgtgcgaccccccgtgaccccccgcgtgtgtccccccccatgacccccccacgtgtgtcc is drawn from Phalacrocorax carbo unplaced genomic scaffold, bPhaCar2.1 SCAFFOLD_38, whole genome shotgun sequence and contains these coding sequences:
- the LOC135311401 gene encoding LOW QUALITY PROTEIN: troponin I, cardiac muscle-like (The sequence of the model RefSeq protein was modified relative to this genomic sequence to represent the inferred CDS: deleted 1 base in 1 codon); amino-acid sequence: MPCLWGTGGGGGGGWSCAQRGRGSLTPLPSPPREDVLRPLEEEEEGPGTPTPPPQPPPLRRKSSANYRAYAVEPHAKRKPKISASRKLQLKTLLLQRAKRELEREEQERAGEKQRHLGELCPPLALEGLDLPQLQELCRELHARVGRVDEERYDMGTRVSKNVAEAEELRRRVAGGRFVRPALRRVRLSADAMMAALLGSKHRVGTDLRAGLRQVRKDDAEKESREVGDWRKNVDALSGMEGRKEEVRSPRGGPRPEGGASPGPPEGPPAPSSPSPSSSSPSRLPAP